From the Meriones unguiculatus strain TT.TT164.6M chromosome 12, Bangor_MerUng_6.1, whole genome shotgun sequence genome, one window contains:
- the Mier1 gene encoding mesoderm induction early response protein 1 isoform X11, translated as MLVHDFDDERTLEEEEMMEGETNFSSEIEDLAREGDMPIHELLSLYGYDGTVRLPEEDEEEEEEEEEGEDDEDADNDDNSGCSGENKEENTKDSSGQEDETQSSNDDPSQSVTSQDAQEIIRPRRCKYFDTNSEIEEESEEDEDYIPSEDWKKEIMVGSMFQAEIPVGICRYKENEKVYENDDQLLWDPEYLPEDKVIIFLKDASRRTGDEKGVEAIPEGSHIKDNEQALYELVKCNFDTEEALRRLRFNVKAAREELSVWTEEECRNFEQGLKAYGKDFHLIQANKVRTRSVGECVAFYYMWKKSERYDFFAQQTRFGKKKYNLHPGVTDYMDRLLDESESAASSRAPSPPPAASHSSNSQSEKEDGAVSSSDQNGMSSNGPGEILNKEEVKVEGLHVNGPTGGNKKPLHTDMDTNGYEADSLSTDPKLAHMTARNENDFDEKNERPAKRRRINSNGKESPGSSEFFQEAVSHGKFEEHENTND; from the exons GAAGGTGACATGCCAATCCACGAGCTTCTCAGCCTCTATGGGTATGACGGCACTGTTCGGTTAcctgaagaagatgaagaggaggaagaggaggaggaagagggtgaagatgatgaagatgctGATAATGATGACAATAGCGGCTGTAGTGGGGAAAATAAA GAAGAGAATACAAAGGATTCATCAGGTCAGGAGGATGAAACTCAGTCTTCCAATGATGATCCTTCACAGTCTGTTACTTCCCAAGATGCTCAGGAAATAATCCGCCCACGTCGATGTAAATATTTTGATACAA ATAGTGAAATAGAAGAAGAATCTGAAGAAGATGAAGATTATATTCCGTCAGAAGACTGGAAAAAG GAAATCATGGTGGGCTCCATGTTTCAAGCTGAGATTCCAGTTGGCATTTGTAGAtacaaggaaaatgaaaaag taTATGAAAATGATGATCAGCTTCTGTGGGACCCAGAATATTTACCAGAAGATAAAGTAATTATATTTCTTAAGGATGCATCTAGAAGAACAGGTGATGAGAAAGGTGTAGAAGCAATTCCTGAAGGATCTCACATAAAAGACAATGAGCAG GCTTTATATGAATTGGTAAAATGCAATTTTGATACAGAAGAAGCCTTGAGAAGATTGAGATTTAATGTCAAAGCAGCACGCG AGGAATTATCTGTGTGGACAGAGGAAGAATGTAGAAATTTTGAACAAGGGCTGAAGGCCTATGGAAAAGATTTTCATCTGATTCAGGCTAATAAA GTCCGAACAAGATCAGTTGGTGAATGTGTAGCATTCTATTACATGTGGAAAAAGTCTGAGCGCTATGATTTCTTTGCTCAGCAAACAAGGtttggaaaaaagaaatataatcttCATCCCGGTGTAAC GGATTACATGGACCGTCTTTTGGACGAAAGTGAAAGTGCTGCTTCTAGCCGAGCACCATCCCCTCCCCCTGCTGCCTCACATAGCAGTAACAGCCAGTCGGAGAAAGAAGATGGCGCTGTCAGCAGTAGCGATCAAAACG GTATGTCATCTAATGGGCCAGGTGAAATACTAAACAAAGAAGAAGTGAAAGTGGAAGGCTTGCATGTTAATGGACCAACAGGTGGAAATAAAAAACCACTTCATACAGATATGGACACTAATGGTTATGAAGCAGATAGCCTGAGCACTGACCCAAAACTTGCCCATATGACTGcaagaaatgaaaatgattttgatGAAAAAAATGAGAGACCTGCCAAAAGGCGAAGGATAAACAGCAATGGGAAGGAAAGTCCGGGTTCGTCTGAATTTTTCCAAGAAGCAGTCTCACATGGAAAATTTGaggaacatgaaaacacaaatgacTAA